One Hydractinia symbiolongicarpus strain clone_291-10 chromosome 7, HSymV2.1, whole genome shotgun sequence genomic window, GCAATCCGACGTGCTTATCCTAAATTAAAGACATGGAAAAAAAACTTAGATCAACTGATGTATGGTGATGCTGTGGTGGCTAGtcttttgaaaaatatgctGATGTCAACAAACTTTTTTGGATTGACAGGTCGAATTGTGTTTAACTTCAATGGAAATCGCCATTACCCTGTTGATATATTTCAGTACTCCGGCATTGACTATAATCTTGTTGGTCGATATGATAATTGGTATAATTGGCATTATTTTACATTGGCAAAAGTAGCATGGCTTGGTGGCAAACATTATCAACCAATGACAGTGGAAAATACTTGGAGATATGTGACGTATGGATTATATATAGCTATGTGTGTTTTAGCACTATTGGGTTTAATCTTCGCAGTTATCTTACTGGTGTACTTAATAGTTAAAAGAAAGACCAGTATAATCCGAAACTCTTTTTGGACATTCAATATTATCATCATTGTTGGCGCGATATTGTTGTATATATCAGTGTTCACATTTGGTTTCGACTCTAATTTGGAAACATCAGTTGACCTTAGTTTGATATGTATTTTACGAAAATATTTAGTTTGTTTGGGCTTAATACTGCTTGTTGCTCCATTGCTTGCCAAACTCATTTTTGCACATCATGTGTACATGAAAAGACAGGTCGTTTTTAATAAACGAGCcaaaatatttatgtttgtCTTTGTTTTGGTTTTGTTCCTAATAACATTGCTGATACTGATAATATGGCATGTGCTCAATCCATTGGAAAAACGTGTGAAAACAATAAATATGCAAGAAGATTTTGATTGCAGCGACGAAGTATGATTTTTATTAGATTTAATTACATTTATTAGTTAGTACAGACAAAGATTTCATATGAACTAATATTTTGGTTTTGTGTTGAGAACAATAGACATAGCATGCATTTTGGTAGGTGGAAAATTATAAACAACAGAATAGATTATTAAGGCAAATTTAgtccaaaaataaatatttgtaagactgttttttaaaaaagagaagtAAAAAGATAATTCCATTGCTTTTTGGATcttttgtttgtaaaaaatcCATTAATAGCCATTTTACGCCATATAGTCATGCTTTTTTACCAAAGCGAATGTGATGTAAAAGTGAGtgaacttttttaaatattggtcTGGTCATCTATTCAGTTGTAAAAAGGGCACGTGAAGCtcttaacaaaaaatatatcaacAGATTCGGAAGACACGAAGATAAGTAAGAAAACTTCTGGGTATAAATTTATAGATTTACTGACTTAAATATTAATGTTACTGCTCTAAGATTTTAAGTCCAAATTTACTTGAAACAgctgcttaattttttttttttttagaatatccCATTTGATCCTTTTGTGCAAAAATGGCACTACTTGGAAATTTGTGATTGTGAAAACAACATTATATGGTTGCTGATCATCAGTATATTTTTCGTTTTGTTACTACTGGCTGCACTTTATTTTGCTTTGACCACACGCAAGTTATTTATTTACCCCATGAATGATACATGGAATTGTGGGATATGCATATACGTTATTCTTTGTTTTGGAATCTACTGTTTGCTTGTTGGCTTCCTGGCAGCTGATTATCCAGATCtattttttggtttaattgCAGCTGGGATTATAACTTGTGTTACTGCAGTACTTATAATATTGTTTTTGCATAAGGTAAGAATGTATAACCCTGTTTTAATACTTATATATTATAACCTTtgattattgtttattttttaactttgtagGTCAATCCATTTACATCATAGATAAAAAACAACTCAAGCAGTATATCTTTAATGTTTGCAATTCATATGCTATTTTTGTTGTTGGTTCATTTATGAGCTAATTCTTATGCCaattattaaaaatgttgtGTACATAGTCGAAAATGTTGGGACATTTAAACAAGTATTGCTGagcaaaaacaaaagaatttatttaaatttctacAAACACGTAAATCTTTGCACATTTGAATTTTCGGAATCATATGTAAGAATTTCGGCATAGCATTAATGTGATTTATATTGGTGTGATCCAAATTAGGCAAGATAATGtgtttaatttgtttataataatattttgtaCTAGGTTTTGAGTATATGTGGTTGTGTTGGAAGACCTAATTGCTGTACTAGATGTATTAATGTAATATGTTGTGGACGGTGCAGCTCGAACGACTCTAAATCTGAAGCAGAAGATATTGCAATGTACAATAGCTACTTCAAAACGCAATCCACGGGTACAGCAGTCAACGATTCAGGTCTCACTCTGATATCACCTGTTGCTGATCTGTCAGATATTTCTTTGAGTAGTTTTGATAACAACAACTCTGACAACAAGGTAATTACTATACTTTTTGGATtgtaatttaaacttttttaaagatggCTTTCAGTTGATTTTAAATGTTAGGTATAAgctaatttttaaagaaaatatgaaaGCATTTGTTTGATAGGTAAGAATTTCTTTTCATTAATAAGCGCAACTCTTCAAACTTCTAGATGTGGTTAATGTACTCACATAACAAAAAGGTTTATTGTGATTCCTTTAGAAAAAAAGATGTTGTGGAGGAAAACAAGGAGGCTGCTGTAAAGGTTGTTGTGGAAATTTATGCTTTGGTGCCCCAGAATCTCGAAAAGTTGGAAAGCCTGGAGATGAACAAAAGTTTGTGGTCCATGGAGATAAACATGTTCGGGTACTTATTTCCACAATATTTTGTAAATGCACTTGCTGTGAAGTGTTTAAAGACAAATTTTGACTTAATATAATTTGGATATTTAGTTTCAGTTGGTTCCAattgtaaagaaaaaatcccAACCAGTGCAAACAATGGTAAGTGGTGGCTAACTATGGGTTTAAAATATTTCGAGTACATCTATTAACTTTGACGTTTAGATAGAATATTACCTTTCCTTGATCTGTAGGATAAAATTTCacgtttttttaagttatttttgcaaaataaaccaACAAGGTTTAAGTATTCGCTAGATaagtttttacttaaaaaatacaattttacctattagaatttttttgtttaatcttattttcaaacaaaaggaaataataaacaatataaaGCAAGCGTGCATATAACTTTCTGTAAAAAACTATTATATTCTTGTTTAGCCAGCTAAACCAGACATTGTAGTTAGCCAACATTTATCCAAGCCTAAAGACGGTGATTTTGATAAAGGCGATGGGCTGGTCAGTAAGAAACGCGATTGGACATTTGTGAAACAAGTACTGAAAAACAATGGTATGGAGTTTTGCATTATTTAGAGTTCTCCATGGAAAATTCCTTGTCAATTTGATTGGACATTAAAGGGAATATTTAAGACAGGTACTTTCCAGACAGGTACAATCATACTGTTCAAAGCTTCGGAATAGCAGTACTagtaaataaaaagattttctaTTCTAAGGGATCATGCAATTTGAAGTTGTCAACGTTAACAGCGGATTTACTACTTAAGCACTTTAGAACTAAAAGCCTAATCTATGCATCTGCAAACCTTGCCCTTCTGAGGACTccaaattttgaatattttaccaTATTCTTGCTTGTCTGTCAAACTGGAATAACTTTTATAACTGAAGCAACATTATTCTACAAGTTCCttcctttttcattttttacatgGTTCACGATaaaactttttatgttttttttgataaatacaCTTATACTTTgcctttatatatatacataaaggCAAAGTATAAGTGTATTTATCTGAATAAACACAAGTTTTAATTTAACTATTTCTTTAGGCTACTTGCAAGTGGAAAGTCCGACTGCGTATGGATATGGACCAGACAAGAAAGCACCATTAAAGATATTCAACAAAAAACCAGATTGGTCTCATGTTGTTTCAACTTTGCAATCGAAGGGTATGTTTTAAGTAAAATAACTTCTGCTCATATTGTGTTTTATGGCTATAAGAAATCCATATTTTATCATAACTGAAGCAAAGTGATGTGATGTAACATTCCAGTGTGCTACTGAAGTTGTATACACATTAACATTTTTGCAGGTTTGATTTCATCACCACGAAAAAGTATAGTATATCTGAACCCAGATGCTTTACAGCAAGAACTTAAAGACACCAAAGCTAATGGTGCTACAGTGGAAGCAGCAAAAACTCTAGCACCAGACACCAAAGGTGGAAGAAGATCATCTACCAACAAAGCCAACAATTCAATCACACCCACCACTAACAAATCACCAAGATTATCAATAACAGGCAAGGATATATTTCTATGATCATTTGATGAATTATATAGGATGGGAACAGGCTTATATTAATCAGCTCAGGGTGGAAAGTGGAAAATCCATGAAATTGTTTAGAATGTATGTATGAGGGGAGGGAATTGTCAAAGTATATGCGTATGCATCTATGTCTATAAAAAtgataattaaatattttttg contains:
- the LOC130649387 gene encoding gamma-aminobutyric acid type B receptor subunit 2-like; this translates as MLLDYLYHARPRKVMFLGPSDNVLARTIAAISGLKRFNVMQISSGTDDSALITERNIYPNFFRSNEGFFDFNNARAQAIKEFKWTEVGLLYSTEPFYWQLNQMLKRRLILLGVRIIAEEPFMTSAKGAVTSLKRQGAHVIIGTFPAWFSSDIFCEIYCQKMFSPRYVWLMLHGFGVSSTSICTAQQVACARRDSFFFGLEHLYSATTISGKVLASFETDFKTYTNNDTAYLSSAANVYDSVYIIADAIRRAYPKLKTWKKNLDQLMYGDAVVASLLKNMLMSTNFFGLTGRIVFNFNGNRHYPVDIFQYSGIDYNLVGRYDNWYNWHYFTLAKVAWLGGKHYQPMTVENTWRYVTYGLYIAMCVLALLGLIFAVILLVYLIVKRKTSIIRNSFWTFNIIIIVGAILLYISVFTFGFDSNLETSVDLSLICILRKYLVCLGLILLVAPLLAKLIFAHHVYMKRQVVFNKRAKIFMFVFVLVLFLITLLILIIWHVLNPLEKRVKTINMQEDFDCSDENIPFDPFVQKWHYLEICDCENNIIWLLIISIFFVLLLLAALYFALTTRKLFIYPMNDTWNCGICIYVILCFGIYCLLVGFLAADYPDLFFGLIAAGIITCVTAVLIILFLHKVLSICGCVGRPNCCTRCINVICCGRCSSNDSKSEAEDIAMYNSYFKTQSTGTAVNDSGLTLISPVADLSDISLSSFDNNNSDNKKKRCCGGKQGGCCKGCCGNLCFGAPESRKVGKPGDEQKFVVHGDKHVRFQLVPIVKKKSQPVQTMPAKPDIVVSQHLSKPKDGDFDKGDGLVSKKRDWTFVKQVLKNNGYLQVESPTAYGYGPDKKAPLKIFNKKPDWSHVVSTLQSKGLISSPRKSIVYLNPDALQQELKDTKANGATVEAAKTLAPDTKGGRRSSTNKANNSITPTTNKSPRLSITGKNSRRGSNVSGTEESVRKVSRRVVNGPGSHNTPKQPMNSFLRRNTVNVVTTTAGAAPRRNTATTITTLRNSGSVF